From the genome of Pseudoxanthomonas sp., one region includes:
- a CDS encoding RtcB family protein codes for MNMQSRFELLHAEGSTTPIKGWVRGVPLEQQAHEQLQNIASIPFVGPWVAVMPDVHLGKGATVGSVIPTRGAIIPAAVGVDIGCGMAAVRTTLRAKDLPDSLAQLRSGIERSVPVGNGRGGEHWKLPDSIGTRIAQSGLAERLDVIKEKHRRIRTDKLDRQIGTLGGGNHFIELCLDESDAVWVMLHSGSRGTGNLIGNYFIERAREQLAHRVLGFHLPDKDLAFFMEGEPLFDDYVEAVSWAQDYARENREAMMSRVLAEMRHRLPKFQLEKMAVNCHHNYVQKETHGGVDLLVTRKGAVSARAGELGIIPGSMGAKSFIVRGKGNADSFHSCSHGAGRVMSRTAARQQITLSQHREATAHVECRKDAGVIDESPAAYKDIDAVMAAQSDLVEIVHTLRQVVCIKG; via the coding sequence ATGAACATGCAATCCCGATTCGAACTGCTGCACGCCGAGGGCAGCACCACGCCGATCAAGGGCTGGGTGCGCGGCGTGCCGCTGGAACAGCAGGCCCACGAGCAGCTGCAAAACATCGCCTCCATCCCGTTCGTCGGGCCGTGGGTCGCGGTGATGCCCGACGTGCACCTGGGCAAGGGTGCGACGGTGGGTTCGGTCATCCCGACCCGCGGCGCGATCATCCCGGCGGCGGTCGGCGTGGACATCGGCTGCGGCATGGCCGCGGTGCGCACCACGCTGCGCGCGAAGGACCTGCCCGACAGCCTGGCGCAACTGCGCTCGGGCATCGAGCGCAGCGTGCCGGTCGGCAACGGCCGTGGCGGCGAGCACTGGAAGCTGCCGGACAGCATCGGCACGCGCATCGCGCAGTCGGGGCTGGCCGAGCGACTCGACGTGATCAAGGAGAAGCACCGCAGGATCCGTACCGACAAGCTGGATCGCCAGATCGGCACACTGGGCGGCGGCAACCACTTCATCGAGCTCTGCCTCGACGAAAGCGATGCCGTGTGGGTGATGCTGCACAGCGGGTCGCGCGGCACCGGCAACCTGATCGGCAACTACTTCATCGAGCGGGCGCGCGAGCAACTGGCGCACCGTGTGCTGGGCTTCCACCTGCCGGACAAGGACCTGGCCTTCTTCATGGAAGGCGAGCCCCTGTTCGACGACTACGTGGAAGCGGTGTCGTGGGCTCAGGACTACGCCCGCGAGAACCGCGAAGCGATGATGTCGCGCGTACTGGCGGAGATGCGCCACCGCCTGCCGAAGTTCCAGCTGGAGAAGATGGCGGTGAACTGCCACCACAACTACGTGCAGAAGGAAACGCACGGCGGCGTGGACCTGCTGGTGACGCGCAAGGGCGCGGTGAGCGCGCGCGCAGGCGAACTGGGGATCATCCCCGGCAGCATGGGCGCGAAGAGCTTCATCGTGCGCGGCAAGGGCAACGCGGACAGCTTCCACAGCTGCAGCCACGGGGCAGGCCGCGTGATGAGCCGTACCGCCGCGCGCCAGCAGATCACGCTGTCGCAGCACCGCGAGGCCACGGCGCACGTCGAATGCCGCAAGGATGCCGGCGTGATCGACGAGTCGCCGGCCGCCTACAAGGACATCGACGCGGTCATGGCCGCGCAGTCCGACCTGGTGGAGATCGTCCACACGCTGCGCCAGGTGGTGTGCATCAAGGGGTGA
- a CDS encoding class I SAM-dependent methyltransferase has product MLPFAQGQLAWPEGRVLFLRARDGAALRQFPLPQLVCEQSFRPDAELLERAGLRVVADAADDGARYPLVLVLPPRQREEARALLARAVQLAAPDGVVVAAMTNNEGAKSGEADLKQLAGLAGTLTKFHCRTFWTRRRADSIDDALLAQWSALDAPRRIESGRYLSRPGVFAWNRIDPASALLVECLPTDIAGHGADLGAGWGFLSLSLLARNPAIAALDLYEAEARALSLAKANLADAGASATLDFHWHDVTAGLPQRYDFIVSNPPFHTQSRADRPDIGQRFITAAAAALKPGGRLWLVANRHLPYEQTLNDRFGEVRVAGERDGFKVIAATRARR; this is encoded by the coding sequence ATGCTGCCCTTTGCGCAGGGCCAACTCGCCTGGCCCGAAGGTCGGGTCCTGTTCCTGCGCGCGCGCGATGGCGCCGCGTTGCGCCAGTTCCCGCTGCCGCAGCTGGTATGCGAACAGAGTTTCCGCCCCGATGCCGAACTGCTGGAACGCGCGGGACTGCGCGTGGTGGCCGACGCGGCCGATGACGGTGCGCGCTATCCGCTGGTGCTGGTGTTGCCGCCGCGCCAGCGCGAAGAAGCGCGCGCGTTGCTCGCGCGCGCCGTGCAACTGGCGGCGCCCGACGGCGTCGTCGTCGCCGCGATGACCAACAACGAGGGCGCCAAATCGGGCGAAGCCGACCTGAAGCAACTCGCGGGCCTGGCCGGCACGCTGACCAAGTTCCATTGCCGCACGTTCTGGACGCGCAGGCGCGCGGACAGCATCGACGACGCGTTGCTCGCGCAATGGTCGGCGCTGGACGCGCCACGCCGGATCGAGAGTGGCCGCTACCTCAGCCGTCCGGGCGTGTTCGCCTGGAACCGGATCGATCCGGCTTCCGCGCTGCTGGTCGAATGCCTGCCGACGGATATCGCCGGACACGGCGCCGACCTGGGCGCGGGATGGGGATTCCTGTCGCTGTCGCTGCTGGCGCGCAATCCCGCCATCGCCGCGCTCGATCTCTACGAAGCCGAGGCACGCGCGTTGTCGCTGGCCAAGGCGAACCTCGCGGATGCCGGTGCGAGCGCAACGCTCGATTTCCACTGGCACGACGTCACCGCGGGATTGCCCCAGCGCTACGACTTCATCGTCAGCAACCCCCCTTTCCACACGCAGAGCCGTGCGGACCGTCCGGACATCGGCCAGCGCTTCATCACGGCCGCAGCCGCCGCGCTCAAGCCGGGCGGGCGCCTGTGGCTGGTGGCCAACCGCCACCTGCCGTACGAGCAGACCTTGAACGACCGCTTCGGCGAGGTGCGCGTGGCCGGCGAACGCGACGGTTTCAAGGTCATCGCGGCAACCAGGGCGAGGCGGTGA
- a CDS encoding metal-dependent hydrolase family protein: protein MRLCVLAAVLSVACAPAFAATTYVKAGRLLDVESGRLLTDQAIVIEDARITAIGPAADTPVPAGATVHDLSGKTVLPGLMDAHVHLHGDADLQGYRRLAISLPAAAIKGAKNARTTLLAGFTTVRVPGSPGYADVALRDAIANGEVDGPRILAGGVSIGITGGHCSDNNLLPAEYKAVGEGVADGPWAARQKVRQNVKFGADFIKTCSTGGVLSKGTEVGAPQYSLEELKALVDEAHALGRKVASHAHGATGIRNALLAGVDSIEHASFIDDEGIALAKKHGTVLVMDIYNTEYILGEGEKAGFLPESLEKERRVGATQRENFRKAHQAGVVMGFGTDAGVYPHGLNARQFSRMVQFGMTPLQAIRSATVVNARLFGIDKEVGVLKPGYSADLIAVDGDPLQDVAVLENVGFVMKQGRVYKNTGND from the coding sequence ATGCGCCTGTGCGTCCTCGCTGCCGTCCTGTCCGTCGCCTGCGCGCCTGCGTTCGCGGCCACCACCTACGTCAAGGCGGGGCGCCTGCTGGATGTCGAATCCGGTCGCCTGCTGACCGATCAGGCCATCGTCATCGAGGATGCGCGCATCACCGCCATCGGTCCGGCCGCGGACACGCCGGTGCCGGCGGGCGCGACGGTGCACGATCTCTCGGGCAAGACCGTGCTGCCCGGCCTGATGGACGCGCACGTACATCTCCATGGCGATGCCGATCTGCAGGGCTATCGCCGCCTGGCGATCTCGCTGCCGGCCGCCGCCATCAAGGGCGCCAAGAACGCGCGCACCACGCTGCTGGCCGGCTTCACCACCGTGCGCGTGCCCGGCTCGCCCGGTTACGCCGACGTGGCGCTGCGCGATGCGATCGCGAACGGTGAGGTCGACGGCCCGCGCATCCTTGCCGGTGGCGTGTCCATCGGCATCACCGGCGGCCACTGCAGCGACAACAACCTGCTGCCGGCCGAGTACAAGGCGGTCGGCGAGGGCGTCGCCGATGGCCCGTGGGCCGCGCGGCAGAAGGTGCGGCAGAACGTCAAGTTCGGCGCCGACTTCATCAAGACCTGTTCCACCGGCGGCGTGCTGTCCAAGGGCACCGAAGTCGGTGCGCCGCAGTACTCGCTGGAGGAACTGAAGGCGCTGGTCGACGAGGCGCACGCGCTGGGGCGCAAGGTCGCCTCGCACGCGCACGGCGCCACCGGCATCCGCAACGCGCTGCTGGCCGGCGTGGATTCCATCGAGCATGCCAGCTTCATCGACGATGAAGGCATCGCGCTGGCGAAGAAGCACGGCACGGTGCTGGTGATGGACATCTACAACACCGAGTACATCCTCGGCGAAGGCGAGAAGGCCGGCTTCCTGCCGGAATCGCTGGAGAAGGAGCGCCGCGTCGGCGCCACCCAACGCGAGAATTTCCGCAAGGCGCACCAGGCCGGCGTCGTCATGGGCTTCGGCACCGACGCTGGCGTGTATCCGCACGGGCTCAATGCGCGCCAGTTCTCGCGCATGGTCCAGTTCGGCATGACGCCGCTGCAGGCGATCCGCTCGGCCACCGTGGTCAATGCGCGGCTGTTCGGCATCGACAAGGAGGTGGGCGTGCTGAAGCCGGGCTACTCAGCCGACCTGATCGCCGTCGACGGCGATCCGCTGCAGGACGTGGCGGTGCTGGAAAACGTCGGCTTCGTGATGAAGCAGGGTCGCGTCTACAAGAACACCGGCAACGACTGA
- a CDS encoding DsbA family oxidoreductase — translation MSKPVKIDFVSDVACPWCAIGLAALERAMAAVGDDLQVELHFQPFELNPDMGPEGESIADHLAKKYGLTADQLAQNGEALRQRGEALGVRIDLQKRDRIYNTFDAHRLLHWAGELGAAQQLALKRALLQAYHGEGRNVSDRDTLVDVAASTGLDAAEARRVLEADTYAAQVREREHFYQQRGIRAVPSVILNDRHLVQGGQPPEVFEQALRQLAGISG, via the coding sequence ATGTCCAAGCCCGTGAAGATCGATTTCGTCTCCGACGTCGCCTGCCCTTGGTGTGCCATCGGACTGGCCGCGCTGGAGCGCGCGATGGCGGCTGTCGGTGATGACCTGCAGGTCGAACTGCATTTCCAGCCGTTCGAGCTGAATCCCGACATGGGGCCGGAGGGCGAGTCCATCGCCGACCACCTCGCGAAGAAGTACGGCCTGACCGCCGATCAACTTGCGCAGAACGGCGAAGCGCTCCGCCAGCGCGGCGAAGCCCTCGGCGTGCGCATCGACCTGCAGAAGCGCGACCGCATCTACAACACCTTCGATGCGCACCGCCTGCTGCACTGGGCAGGCGAGCTCGGCGCCGCGCAGCAGCTCGCGCTCAAGCGCGCCCTGCTGCAGGCCTACCACGGCGAAGGCCGCAACGTGTCCGATCGCGACACCCTGGTCGACGTCGCCGCGTCCACCGGCCTGGATGCCGCCGAAGCACGGCGCGTCCTGGAGGCGGACACCTACGCCGCGCAGGTCCGCGAGCGCGAGCATTTCTACCAGCAGCGTGGCATCCGCGCGGTGCCGTCGGTGATCCTCAACGACCGCCACCTGGTGCAGGGCGGGCAGCCGCCCGAGGTGTTCGAGCAGGCCCTGCGGCAGCTGGCCGGCATCAGCGGCTGA
- a CDS encoding DUF1579 domain-containing protein encodes MRTPRAEALAMGKQAFEASLAEGRHRQLAQMAGDWEGSFRLWFTPDALAGEAPQRGRIRSALGGRFLIHEYETRFNDNPIEGVVIYGYHLDDGNWESAWVESFGTGTSIMFSTGSGGGAPHPDMLGSYGDGQGGPRWGWRTRLEQPDPDTLVITMFNITPQGEEMRAVETHYTRVSR; translated from the coding sequence ATGCGCACTCCACGTGCGGAGGCGCTGGCCATGGGCAAGCAGGCATTCGAGGCATCGCTGGCGGAAGGCCGGCACCGGCAGCTCGCACAGATGGCCGGCGACTGGGAAGGCAGCTTCCGGTTGTGGTTCACCCCGGACGCACTGGCCGGCGAGGCACCCCAACGCGGGCGCATCCGCAGTGCGCTGGGCGGGCGCTTCCTGATCCACGAATACGAAACCCGCTTCAACGACAACCCCATCGAAGGCGTCGTGATCTACGGCTACCACCTGGACGACGGGAACTGGGAATCGGCGTGGGTGGAAAGTTTCGGCACCGGCACCAGCATCATGTTCTCGACCGGCAGCGGAGGCGGCGCGCCCCACCCCGACATGCTCGGCAGCTACGGCGACGGACAGGGCGGCCCGCGCTGGGGTTGGCGGACGAGGCTGGAACAACCCGATCCGGACACCCTGGTCATCACCATGTTCAACATCACCCCGCAGGGCGAGGAAATGCGCGCGGTGGAAACGCACTACACCCGCGTCAGCCGCTGA
- a CDS encoding ABC transporter ATP-binding protein has translation MRHAVLDVQGLGKHVPLPDGDLTILDDIGFRIEHGDTVAIVGASGSGKSTLLSLLAGLDVPSTGTVTLDGERLSGMDEDGRARVRGEKVGFVFQSFQLLPSLTALENVMLPLELRGDADAEGPARQILEKVGLGQRLGHYPRQLSGGEQQRVALARAFVTRPSLLFADEPTGNLDTHTGQAIIELLFALNADAGTTLVLVTHDDHLAARCRRLIRLDAGRLQGATA, from the coding sequence GTGCGCCATGCCGTGCTCGACGTGCAGGGCCTGGGCAAGCATGTCCCGCTGCCCGACGGCGACCTGACGATACTCGACGACATCGGCTTCCGCATCGAACACGGCGACACCGTGGCCATCGTCGGTGCGTCGGGCTCCGGCAAGAGCACGCTGCTGTCGTTGCTCGCCGGCCTGGACGTGCCCAGCACGGGCACGGTGACGCTGGACGGTGAGCGGCTCTCCGGGATGGACGAGGACGGCCGTGCGCGCGTGCGCGGCGAGAAGGTCGGCTTCGTGTTCCAGAGTTTCCAGCTGCTGCCGTCGCTGACGGCGCTGGAGAACGTCATGCTGCCGCTCGAACTGCGCGGCGACGCCGATGCGGAAGGTCCGGCGCGGCAGATCCTGGAGAAGGTCGGGCTGGGCCAGCGCCTGGGCCACTATCCGCGGCAGCTGTCGGGCGGCGAGCAGCAACGCGTGGCGCTGGCGCGCGCCTTCGTCACGCGGCCATCGCTGCTGTTCGCCGACGAGCCCACCGGCAATCTCGACACGCACACCGGCCAGGCGATCATCGAACTGCTGTTCGCCTTGAATGCGGACGCGGGCACCACGCTGGTCCTGGTCACCCACGACGACCATCTCGCTGCGCGCTGCCGGCGCCTGATCCGGCTGGACGCCGGCCGCCTGCAGGGCGCGACCGCATGA
- a CDS encoding pseudouridine synthase: MKIVKHIANLGYGSRKQVQWMFREGRITDAAGEVLYADDPVDHDNIRVDGEPLDPAPGLAIMLHKPVGYTCSTKDTGRIVYDLFPPRFRERSPVLSTVGRLDRETSGLLLLTDDGGLLHRIISPKANLPKVYDATLAENLRGDEGALFASGTLMLESEQTPLAPAQLHVIDPRHAQLTLTEGRYHQVRRMFAAVGNHVQALHRSGVGGLTLDGLPEGQWRILNADDLRRLFEFAA, from the coding sequence ATGAAGATCGTCAAGCACATCGCCAACCTGGGCTATGGCAGCCGCAAGCAGGTGCAGTGGATGTTCCGCGAAGGACGCATCACCGACGCTGCGGGCGAGGTGCTGTATGCCGACGACCCGGTCGATCACGACAACATCCGGGTCGACGGCGAACCGCTCGATCCCGCACCGGGCCTGGCGATCATGCTGCACAAGCCGGTCGGCTATACGTGTTCGACCAAGGACACCGGCCGCATCGTCTACGACCTGTTCCCGCCGCGGTTCCGCGAGCGCTCACCGGTGCTGTCCACGGTCGGACGACTCGACCGCGAGACCAGCGGCCTGCTGCTGCTCACCGACGACGGCGGCCTGCTGCACCGGATCATCTCGCCCAAGGCCAACCTGCCCAAGGTCTACGACGCCACGCTGGCCGAAAACCTGCGCGGCGACGAAGGCGCGCTCTTCGCCAGCGGCACGCTGATGCTGGAATCGGAACAGACGCCGCTGGCACCGGCGCAGCTGCACGTGATCGATCCGCGGCATGCGCAGCTGACGCTCACCGAGGGCCGGTACCACCAGGTACGCCGCATGTTCGCCGCCGTCGGCAATCACGTGCAGGCATTGCACCGCAGCGGCGTAGGCGGGCTGACGCTGGACGGGTTGCCGGAAGGCCAGTGGCGCATCCTCAATGCGGATGACCTGCGCCGGCTGTTCGAGTTCGCCGCATGA
- a CDS encoding arylesterase, translated as MQWVLGLSVLLLVAWSARPVAAQTASAAPATGTRTVLVMGDSLSAAYGLAPAQGWVALTGDRIGKTKPGWRIVNASISGETTAGGAARMAAELQRHRPAVVVIALGANDGLRGLPLAQTRANLEKMIKAAQATRAKVLLVGMRMPPNYGPDYTRGFEQNYRALASQYKTALLPFLLEPIALDRSAYQADNLHPVAGVQPKLRDHVWTSLEPLLR; from the coding sequence ATGCAATGGGTTCTGGGCCTGTCGGTGCTGCTGCTCGTCGCATGGTCGGCACGGCCCGTCGCAGCGCAGACGGCCTCGGCTGCACCGGCAACGGGCACGCGCACGGTGCTGGTGATGGGCGATTCGCTGTCCGCCGCCTACGGCCTGGCGCCGGCGCAGGGCTGGGTGGCGCTGACCGGGGACCGCATCGGCAAGACCAAGCCGGGTTGGCGCATCGTCAACGCCAGCATCAGCGGCGAGACCACCGCAGGCGGCGCGGCACGCATGGCGGCGGAGCTGCAACGGCACAGGCCCGCCGTCGTCGTCATCGCGCTCGGCGCCAACGATGGCCTGCGCGGCCTGCCGCTGGCGCAGACCCGTGCCAACCTAGAGAAGATGATCAAGGCGGCCCAGGCGACCAGGGCGAAGGTGCTGCTGGTCGGCATGCGCATGCCGCCGAACTACGGACCCGACTACACGCGCGGCTTCGAGCAGAACTACCGCGCGCTGGCCAGCCAGTACAAGACCGCCCTGCTGCCGTTCCTGCTGGAACCGATCGCACTGGACCGCTCGGCCTACCAGGCCGACAACCTGCACCCCGTCGCCGGCGTGCAACCGAAGCTGCGCGACCATGTCTGGACCTCGCTGGAACCCCTGCTGCGCTGA
- a CDS encoding ABC transporter permease, whose amino-acid sequence MKTLALAWRQLRRDLAAGDVRILFAALVLAVVAVTAVGFVTDRAERALAIEANRLLGGDVVVRGDAPPTDALRTLAQAPGLRVTETQELQSMIRAGDSLSLGDLRALGEGFPLRGSFRVVDRPGGAERDAGGIPAPGTLWISQAGAETLGAKPGDEIGIGTRTLTLAALVTQEPDAALDYFNVAPKVFLNLADLPSTGLVQEGSRLRYRLVVAGDAAAVETFTAAVKPQLARGQRMETIQDARPEVRSALDRASRFLGLAALVSVVLAAVAVAMAARRHSERHLSGTAVMRCLGAQQRTLVGIHVGELVLLGLAACTVGVLIAFGLQWGIGSWLQQSLKIDIPPAGLMPALQGYGVGMIVLLAFGAPPVLALRRVPALRVLRRDLDRTEPSAWLVALTGFVGLGALLWWKAGSPTLGTAMLVGIVGTLAVLALLAWLLIVLVRRVRSRLRGSLRYGLANVSRRAGTSIAQVSALGLGLMALLLLTFVRTDLLDRWQLALSANAPNRFIINVQPDQVEPVKGFMQARGLSAVDLYPMIRGRLVEHNGKPTSGADYAGTDERAQRRADREFNLSMAATLRDDNKVTAGAFWTGRTPASPELSVEEEFAEDLGWKLGDEVAFDIAGQRFEGRITSLRSVDWESFRPNFFVVASPGALDGYSASYITAVSVPAGDSAFTRDLVNQYPNLSVIDVEAVLNQVRSTAEQVSQVVQVVFWFSLAAGLLVLMAAVSASQDERLLEGGVMRVLGGSRRQLRLAQASEFAAIGLLSGLVAAIAASVLSGVVATQVFDLPWKANWQLAAIGGGLGMLAALGTGLFATRKVLDAPPSVTLRELQG is encoded by the coding sequence ATGAAGACGCTGGCGCTGGCCTGGCGCCAACTGCGGCGCGACCTCGCCGCGGGCGATGTGCGCATCCTGTTCGCCGCGCTGGTGCTGGCGGTCGTCGCGGTCACGGCGGTCGGCTTCGTCACCGACCGCGCCGAACGCGCGCTGGCGATCGAAGCGAACCGTCTGCTCGGCGGCGACGTGGTCGTGCGCGGCGATGCGCCGCCGACCGACGCACTGCGCACGCTGGCGCAAGCCCCCGGCCTGCGCGTGACCGAAACGCAGGAACTGCAGAGCATGATCCGCGCCGGCGACTCACTGTCGCTGGGCGATCTGCGTGCGCTGGGCGAAGGGTTTCCCCTGCGCGGCAGCTTCCGCGTGGTCGACCGGCCAGGCGGCGCCGAGCGCGATGCGGGCGGCATCCCCGCACCGGGCACGCTCTGGATCAGCCAGGCGGGCGCGGAGACGCTGGGCGCCAAGCCCGGCGACGAGATCGGCATCGGCACGCGCACGCTGACACTGGCGGCGCTGGTGACGCAGGAACCGGATGCCGCGCTCGACTACTTCAACGTCGCACCGAAAGTCTTCCTCAACCTCGCCGACCTGCCTTCAACCGGACTGGTGCAGGAAGGCAGTCGCCTGCGCTACCGGCTGGTGGTCGCCGGCGACGCCGCTGCGGTCGAGACGTTCACCGCCGCAGTGAAGCCGCAGCTCGCGCGTGGCCAGCGCATGGAAACGATCCAGGATGCGCGCCCGGAAGTGCGCTCCGCACTGGATCGTGCCAGCCGCTTCCTCGGCCTGGCCGCGCTGGTCTCCGTCGTGCTGGCGGCGGTCGCGGTGGCGATGGCGGCGCGCCGGCACAGCGAACGGCATCTGTCCGGCACCGCGGTGATGCGCTGCCTCGGCGCGCAGCAGCGTACGCTGGTCGGCATCCATGTGGGCGAACTGGTGCTGCTGGGGCTGGCGGCCTGCACGGTCGGCGTGCTGATCGCCTTCGGCCTGCAGTGGGGCATCGGCAGCTGGCTGCAGCAGTCGCTGAAGATCGACATCCCGCCGGCGGGCCTGATGCCTGCATTGCAGGGGTACGGCGTGGGCATGATCGTGCTGCTCGCCTTCGGTGCGCCGCCGGTGCTGGCGCTGCGTCGCGTGCCCGCGCTCCGCGTGCTGCGTCGCGACCTGGACCGCACCGAGCCGAGCGCCTGGCTGGTGGCGTTGACCGGCTTCGTCGGCCTCGGCGCGCTGCTGTGGTGGAAGGCGGGTTCGCCGACGCTGGGCACGGCGATGCTGGTCGGCATCGTCGGCACGCTCGCCGTGCTTGCGCTGCTGGCATGGCTGTTGATCGTGCTGGTGCGCCGTGTCCGCTCGCGCCTGCGCGGCAGCCTGCGTTACGGCCTGGCCAACGTCAGTCGCCGCGCGGGCACGTCGATCGCCCAGGTATCGGCGCTCGGCCTCGGCCTGATGGCGCTGCTGCTGCTGACCTTCGTGCGCACCGACCTGCTCGACCGCTGGCAGCTGGCGCTGTCGGCGAATGCGCCCAACCGCTTCATCATCAACGTGCAGCCGGACCAGGTGGAGCCGGTGAAGGGTTTCATGCAGGCACGCGGCCTGTCGGCAGTCGACCTGTATCCGATGATCCGCGGCCGCCTGGTGGAGCACAACGGCAAGCCCACCAGCGGCGCCGACTACGCGGGTACCGACGAGCGCGCGCAACGGCGTGCCGATCGCGAGTTCAACCTGTCGATGGCGGCGACGCTGCGCGACGACAACAAGGTGACGGCCGGCGCGTTCTGGACCGGGCGTACGCCGGCATCGCCGGAGCTGTCGGTGGAGGAGGAGTTCGCCGAAGACCTGGGCTGGAAGCTCGGCGACGAGGTCGCGTTCGACATCGCCGGCCAGCGCTTCGAGGGCCGCATCACCAGCCTGCGCAGCGTCGACTGGGAGAGTTTCCGGCCGAACTTCTTCGTGGTCGCATCGCCGGGTGCGCTCGATGGCTACTCGGCCAGCTACATCACCGCCGTCAGCGTGCCAGCGGGCGACAGCGCCTTCACCCGCGACCTGGTCAACCAGTATCCCAACCTGTCGGTGATCGATGTGGAAGCGGTGCTCAACCAGGTGCGCAGCACGGCGGAGCAGGTCTCCCAGGTGGTGCAGGTGGTGTTCTGGTTCTCGCTGGCGGCCGGCCTGCTGGTACTGATGGCCGCGGTGAGTGCGAGCCAGGACGAGCGCTTGCTGGAAGGCGGCGTGATGCGCGTGCTCGGCGGCAGCCGTCGCCAGCTGCGCTTGGCGCAGGCGTCCGAGTTCGCGGCCATCGGGCTGCTGTCGGGCCTGGTCGCGGCGATCGCCGCGTCGGTGCTCTCCGGCGTGGTCGCCACGCAGGTATTCGACCTGCCGTGGAAGGCCAACTGGCAGCTGGCGGCCATCGGCGGTGGCCTCGGCATGCTGGCCGCACTCGGTACCGGTCTGTTCGCCACCCGCAAGGTGCTGGACGCGCCGCCGTCGGTGACGCTGCGCGAGCTGCAGGGCTGA
- a CDS encoding slipin family protein, with protein MFWTKRVVIGDGERGLVYRNLRFERVLAPGVYRWFDPMGRTEVRTFNIASPEYSGHDVDALIAGLGERLGEVFVHADIGVDKVGLVLKNGKLEDVLPPGTRRLYWIGLVKVEVQAVTLASLDVEGAVARRLRQLGTLSKLAVVADVPAEFAGLVFIDGKLERTLSAGSYAFWNFQKNVVVDIVDLRVQTIEVSGQELLTRDKVSLRVNLAASTRVTDVVAARTKVAKVGDFVYRELQYGLRKAVAARTLDELLGDKASLDADIFAYVRGQLTGFGVEVLGVGVKDVILPGEMKEILNGVVQAEKTAQANVIRRREEANATRSLLNTAKLIDESPVLMRLKELEALEKVTEKIDKLTVFGGLDGVLKQLVTLK; from the coding sequence ATGTTCTGGACCAAGAGGGTCGTGATCGGTGACGGCGAGCGCGGCCTGGTGTATCGCAACCTTCGGTTCGAGCGCGTGCTCGCACCCGGCGTGTACCGCTGGTTCGACCCGATGGGTCGGACCGAGGTGCGCACCTTCAACATCGCATCGCCGGAGTATTCCGGCCATGACGTCGACGCGCTGATCGCGGGCCTGGGCGAACGCCTGGGCGAGGTCTTCGTGCATGCCGACATCGGCGTGGACAAGGTCGGCCTGGTGCTGAAGAACGGCAAGCTGGAAGACGTGCTGCCGCCCGGCACGCGGCGCCTGTACTGGATCGGCCTGGTGAAGGTCGAGGTGCAGGCGGTGACGCTGGCCTCGCTGGACGTCGAGGGTGCCGTCGCGCGTCGCCTGCGCCAGTTGGGCACGTTGTCGAAGCTGGCCGTGGTGGCCGATGTGCCGGCGGAGTTCGCCGGCCTGGTGTTCATCGACGGCAAGCTCGAGCGCACGTTGTCCGCGGGTTCCTACGCCTTCTGGAATTTCCAGAAGAACGTGGTCGTGGACATCGTCGACCTGCGCGTGCAGACGATCGAAGTGTCGGGCCAGGAGCTGCTGACCCGCGACAAGGTCAGCCTGCGCGTGAACCTGGCCGCCAGCACACGCGTCACCGACGTGGTGGCCGCGCGCACCAAGGTCGCGAAGGTCGGCGACTTCGTCTACCGCGAGCTGCAGTACGGCCTGCGCAAGGCGGTCGCGGCCAGGACGCTGGACGAACTGCTGGGCGACAAGGCCTCGCTGGACGCCGACATCTTCGCCTACGTGCGCGGCCAGTTGACCGGCTTCGGCGTCGAGGTGCTGGGCGTGGGCGTGAAGGACGTGATCCTGCCGGGCGAGATGAAGGAGATCCTCAACGGGGTGGTGCAGGCGGAGAAGACGGCGCAAGCCAACGTGATCCGCCGCCGCGAGGAGGCGAACGCCACGCGTTCCCTGCTCAACACCGCGAAGCTGATCGACGAGTCGCCGGTGCTGATGCGCCTGAAGGAGCTCGAGGCCCTGGAGAAGGTCACCGAGAAGATCGACAAGCTCACCGTGTTCGGCGGCCTGGATGGCGTGCTGAAGCAGCTGGTGACGTTGAAGTAG